agaggggggggagagagagagagagagagagagagagagagagagagagagagagagagagagagagagagagagagagagagagagagagagagagagagagagagagagagagagagagagagagagagagagagagagagagagagagagagagagagagagagagagagagagagagagagagagagagagagagagagagagagagagagagagagagagagagagagagagagagagagagagagagagagagagagagagggagagagggagagagagagagaatgagagagagagagagagagagagagagagagagagagagagagagagagagagagagagagagagagagagagagagagagagagagagagagagagggagaaagtgagggagggagagagagagagagagagggagggagggagggagggagagagagagagagagagtgagtgagtgagagagatagagaatgagtgagagagatagagaatgagtgagagagatagagaatgagtgagagagtgagagagagagagagagagagagagagagagtgagtgagtgagtgagtgagtgagtgtgagtcttCACATAACAGGGCAGACAACTGCAGTGTTGCAGAGGCATAGTAAAAAAAGGTGACCCAAAAAACAAAATCTCATATGGTGATTCTTAAAGGACTTCTTACTCGTTCTACCAACTTGGCCATCTTTAGATACCAAATTCATCCGCCAAGAACAATTATTTCACAAAAGCAAATTTATTAATACCAGTAGTTACCTTTGCATCAAGTTTTGCTTTCTCACATGCTAAGCCTACATTTACATAATGTGATAAAAGGGATAAATATACCAAAACTACAAATATTTCTTAGCAGACAAAACAAAACTGGTGCATGTACTGTCTTGGTCAAATGGAGAAAGTTAGATTCCTTGCTTCTCCAATTACAAGATACTCAATAGCAGACACCCAACTGTCAATTATGCCTAGAGATAATCCCTTTGGTAGATGCTTTACACTACCTTACCGTTTATGAAATGGATGTCATCGAAGCATAATCAAAGTTATTCACACTTAAAGATCAGAGAAATCAATCATTTTCCAATATTCTTCTTAACAGTGCAATGAAAGCTATTTTTTGTCTACTTTATTTCCAGGAATACTTAAGGtactggagaagaaaaagaaaaagaaaaaagaaaaaagaaaaaaagaaaagaaaagaaaagaaaagaagaaaagaaaagaaaagaaaagaaaagaaaagaaaagaaaagaaaagaaaagaaaagaaaagaaaagaaaagaaaagaaaagaaaagaaaagaaaagaaaagaaaagaaaagaaaagaaaagaaaagaaaagaaaagaaaagaaaagaaaagaaaagaaaagaaaagaaaagaaaagaaaagaaaagaaaagaaaagaaaagaaaagaaaatactttcCCCTTTTGAACTATTCACACCAGGTGATATCTTACACGTCGAAGCAAAAACTTCAACCCTAATGAACTATGTCTAATTATGTGATTGCTGCTGAGATGACACCTTGAGAGCCAAGCCATGAGCCAATCAATAGCATGGAGCAGTGACATGCGCTTATGTACCTGGACCTCACCAGTCTTTTACATGGGTTAATGAGTAGAGTGTCAAGAAATCTGCAAGATGAATTTTGCAGAACCAATAAAGTAACCAACATGCCCATTTATaacttcgtattttttctttattcatgttaTTTACTTTCAGATGAAACATGCTTTGAATACACTTTCTATCAAAATCGTGTTGCCTGCTAGATCGGGCCTGAAAAACAATCCAAAGCGCCACCTCATggaattagtttatatatatatatatatatatatatatatatatatatatatatatatatatatatatatatgtgtgtgtgtgtgtgtgtgtgtgtgtgtgtgtgtgtgtgtgtgtttgtgtgtgtgtgtgtgtgtgtgtatatatatatatatatatatatatatatatatatgtatatatatatatatatatatatatatgtatatgtatatgtatatatatatatacacacacacacacacatatatatatatatgtatatatatatatgtatgtatatatatgtatacatatatatgtatgcatatatatgtatgcatatatatgtatgcatatatatatatatatatatatatatatatatgtatgcatacatatgtgtatgtatgtatatatgtatatatatgtatgtatatgtgtatgtatatctgtataaatatatatatatatatatatacatatatatatacatacatatatatatatatatatatatatatatatatatatatatatatatatatatatatatatatatatgtatgtatatgtatatgtatgtgtatgtgtatgtgtatgtgtatatatacacatatgtatatatgtacacatgtatatatgtacacatgtatatatgtacacatatgtatatatgtacacatatgtatatatgtacacatatgtatatatgtacacatatgtatatatgtacacatatgtatatatgtacacatatgtatatatgtacacatatgtatatatgtacatataagtatatatgtatatatgtacatatatgtatatatgtacatatacgtatatatgtacatatacgtatatgtgtacatatacgtatatatgtacatatacgtatatatgtacatatacgtatatatgtacatatacaaatatatgtacatatacgtatatatgtacatatatgtatatatgtacatatatgtatatatgtacatatatgtatatatgtacatatatgtatatatatatgaatatacaaaacaatgaatacatatatataaatatatatacaaacatatacaaatatgtgtgtatgtgtgtgtgtgtgtgtgtgtgtgtgtgtgtgtgtgtgtgtgtgtgtgtgtgtgtgtgtgtgtgtgtgtgtgtgtgtgtgtgtgtgtgtgtgtgtgtgtgtatgtgtgtgtgtatgtgtgtgtgtgtgtgtgtgtgtgtgtgtgtgtgtgtgtgtgtgtgtgtgtgtgtgtgtgtgtagacaagtCGAAGCATACTGCACTGCTGCTCACCATTTCAAATTTGATTACCCAATAAACTGATAAACTGGCttagtttttttgtgtgattttgtttctCAATGAATCTAACTTCTTTACATACCCTCCTACCACCTTTTTTGGCAGCCGCTGAACGTCTTGGGGCTTGCCTGCTAGTAGCGGTGGCGGGGCTGGGAGAGGTCAAAGAGGGTGACTGAGTCGACCCTGGTGCTGGACGAGGCAACTTTTCAATCTTTGGCACCGCTCCAGGCGCCAATTTCCAAGGCGTACTATCGTTGGGGTTGTATGCACTTAGGAGACGAATTTTCATCAGGTTTTCAATATCGCCCACGTCGAAATGATCGGCGCACACGAAAGAGGAGGCAGGGTGGTAGCGAAAGTCCGCACGGGTGTAATTGACCACTCGCATCCACTCCTCATGCCGCGCTGGTTCCTTGTCGGGTTTCGGAAAGCTGAACACGCCGACGCCGTCTCTGCTGCTGTTTTTGCTGCAGCCCCACACGGAGCAACACTTCCCgctgtttgtctttttcctttctttcttctttggtttATCCTCTTCGCTCATTGTCGGGACATTAAACGTCTTTGCTGATGCACAAATCACGGACAACAAGTACCATTTACTCTCTCACAATTCACATCCCACGCCCACGGGCCACACGAACACATCTCATGACCTCACAACCGGACTGGTGGTGCCTCTGGTTCGGTTTTAAACTTGGCTCTAGCAGACGACACTTTATGTTAAGAATGAGCAACTTCCaaatacaacaaacaataaaCGAAGAGATTTTTTTACGACTTCTATCTTTTTGAACTCGGGGACCTAATATAACAAATAAACCTCAAATTATTTACGTAGTGGTCACTCTTTAAACTTTCAGTGGCAGGGATTTCTGTACACCACATGCTTATCACAACGCTGATGTGTCgacacattaaaaaatatatatatttgtctgttatATCTGACATATTCAGAGCCAAAAGTCTACGTTGATTTGATGAGTATATTATTTACATCAGAATAtaacttttatattttgttt
The nucleotide sequence above comes from Penaeus vannamei isolate JL-2024 chromosome 6, ASM4276789v1, whole genome shotgun sequence. Encoded proteins:
- the LOC113806467 gene encoding uncharacterized protein isoform X2, whose amino-acid sequence is MSEEDKPKKKERKKTNSGKCCSVWGCSKNSSRDGVGVFSFPKPDKEPARHEEWMRVVNYTRADFRYHPASSFVCADHFDVGDIENLMKIRLLSAYNPNDSTPWKLAPGAVPKIEKLPRPAPGSTQSPSLTSPSPATATSRQAPRRSAAAKKGGRRKETPTTYKKRKVFRMSEEESVFVVEGIGTDIQEGICKKEVSSQVEDDGMDSLGENLSIKQEIMDSERGEDSLPENKDWNLSETVEVKEEITIKEEQVEVFDFPGCV